The following coding sequences lie in one Thermomicrobium sp. 4228-Ro genomic window:
- the atpA gene encoding F0F1 ATP synthase subunit alpha has product MSSVRPTEITEILKQQIEQYGSRMVVTNVGYVVQVGDGIATVHGLRDVMASELVEFENGVLGMAFNLQEDSVGVIILGDYTGIEEGDEVRATGRIASVPVGPELVGRVVNALGEPIDGKGPIKTEKFRPIERIAPGVVMRQDVDTALQTGIKAIDAMIPIGRGQRELIIGDRQTGKTAIAIDTIINQKGKGVICIYVAIGQKRAQVAQTVATLERYGAMEHTIVVAATASDPAALQYIAPYAGCAMGEEIMESGGHALIVYDDLSKHAWAYRQVSLLMRRPPGREAYPGDIFYLHSRLLERAARLRDDLGGGTLTALPIVETQANDVSAYIPTNVISITDGQIYLEPDLFYAGIRPAINVGLSVSRVGGAAQIRAMRQVAGRLRLELAQFRELAAFAQFAAELDPATKRQIDRGLRLTEVLKQPQYQPMPVEEQVAIIWVATNGYLDDVLVEHVREFEKQYLEYLRTSHPEILQRIATEKELKDDLIQQLHEVVRAFKSSIWAPPQERVIV; this is encoded by the coding sequence ATGTCGTCGGTGCGTCCTACCGAAATCACGGAGATCCTGAAACAGCAAATCGAGCAGTACGGCAGCCGGATGGTGGTGACCAACGTCGGCTACGTCGTGCAGGTCGGCGATGGGATCGCCACTGTCCATGGCTTACGCGACGTGATGGCCAGCGAGCTCGTCGAGTTCGAGAACGGCGTGCTCGGGATGGCGTTCAACCTGCAGGAAGACTCGGTCGGCGTGATCATTCTCGGTGACTATACGGGAATCGAGGAGGGTGACGAGGTCCGGGCGACGGGTCGGATCGCCTCGGTACCGGTTGGACCGGAGCTGGTCGGGCGTGTCGTCAATGCGCTCGGTGAGCCGATCGACGGAAAGGGACCGATCAAGACCGAAAAGTTCCGACCGATCGAGCGGATCGCGCCGGGCGTGGTGATGCGTCAGGACGTCGATACCGCCCTGCAGACCGGTATCAAGGCGATCGACGCGATGATCCCGATCGGTCGTGGACAGCGCGAATTGATCATCGGTGACCGCCAGACCGGGAAGACAGCGATCGCGATCGATACCATCATCAACCAGAAGGGGAAGGGCGTCATCTGCATCTATGTCGCGATCGGGCAGAAGCGTGCGCAGGTTGCGCAGACGGTCGCGACGCTGGAGCGCTACGGTGCAATGGAGCACACGATCGTCGTGGCAGCGACCGCGTCCGACCCTGCAGCGCTCCAGTACATCGCGCCCTATGCCGGGTGCGCGATGGGTGAGGAGATCATGGAGAGCGGTGGGCATGCGCTCATCGTGTACGACGACCTCTCGAAGCACGCCTGGGCGTACCGCCAGGTCTCCCTCCTCATGCGCCGCCCGCCCGGACGCGAGGCATACCCAGGTGACATCTTTTACCTGCATTCCCGGTTGCTCGAGCGCGCTGCACGCCTGCGCGACGACCTCGGTGGCGGGACCCTGACGGCCTTGCCGATCGTCGAGACACAGGCGAACGACGTGTCGGCGTACATTCCGACGAACGTGATTTCGATCACGGACGGTCAGATCTACCTGGAGCCGGATCTCTTCTACGCTGGTATCCGACCAGCGATCAACGTCGGTCTCTCGGTGTCGCGAGTCGGCGGTGCGGCACAGATTCGCGCCATGCGGCAAGTTGCTGGTCGGCTGCGGCTCGAACTGGCGCAGTTCCGTGAGCTGGCTGCGTTCGCGCAGTTCGCGGCCGAACTCGATCCGGCGACGAAGCGACAGATCGACCGGGGCTTGCGGTTGACCGAGGTGCTCAAGCAGCCGCAGTACCAGCCGATGCCGGTCGAGGAACAGGTTGCCATCATTTGGGTGGCGACGAACGGGTATCTGGACGACGTGCTGGTCGAGCACGTGCGCGAGTTCGAGAAGCAGTACTTGGAATACCTGCGGACGAGTCACCCCGAGATCTTGCAGCGTATCGCGACCGAGAAGGAACTCAAGGACGATCTCATCCAGCAACTCCATGAGGTGGTTCGTGCCTTCAAGTCGAGCATCTGGGCCCCGCCGCAGGAGCGGGTGATCGTCTAG
- the atpF gene encoding F0F1 ATP synthase subunit B, translated as MDQLGISGENLLVQLIAFLLFLAVFWRFALGPITRMIDQRQERIREGLEAAERMKRELAETQARNEEILAEARREAQRIVASARESAEQLIAKAREEAQQQAQQLIQQAHETIEAERQRVWAELRREVADLAILTATRILRQELDRERHMALIEQALAELDGVRR; from the coding sequence ATGGATCAGCTGGGAATCTCCGGCGAAAACTTACTCGTCCAGCTCATCGCATTCCTGCTCTTTCTCGCGGTATTCTGGCGCTTCGCGCTCGGGCCGATTACGCGCATGATCGACCAGCGACAGGAGCGGATCCGCGAGGGGTTGGAGGCGGCCGAGCGGATGAAGCGCGAACTCGCCGAGACCCAAGCCCGGAACGAGGAGATTTTGGCCGAAGCCCGGCGCGAAGCACAGCGTATCGTGGCGAGTGCGCGGGAAAGTGCCGAGCAGTTGATCGCCAAGGCGCGTGAAGAAGCTCAGCAACAGGCGCAGCAGTTGATCCAGCAAGCGCACGAAACGATCGAGGCGGAGCGACAGCGAGTCTGGGCCGAACTCCGCCGCGAGGTCGCTGACCTCGCGATTCTCACAGCGACGCGGATTCTCCGCCAGGAGCTGGATCGCGAGCGGCATATGGCGCTGATCGAACAGGCGCTCGCCGAGCTGGACGGGGTGCGCCGGTAG
- a CDS encoding CTP synthase: MPKYIFVTGGVVSSVGKGIATAAIGRLLKSRGLRVALMKLDPYLNVDPGTMSPYQHGEVFVTEDGAETDLDLGHYERFTDEDLSRASNVTTGQVYSAVIAKERRGDYLGGTVQVIPHITNEIKARIRQVAEIHRPDVVVVEVGGTVGDIEGQPFLEAIRQMRREEGRRNVLYIHVTLLPYIQSTGEVKTKPTQHSVKELRAIGIQPDVIICRTDHPVGDDVRAKVALFGDVDEEAVILLPTAETIYEVPLILERAGLGRYIVEHFGWADRKPDLAEWERMVERLKAPRRRIRIALVGKYVELHDAYLSVVEALKHAGLAHDLAVEIVWVNSAAERHEIETALRTVNGIVVPGGFGPRGVEGKMFAARYAREREIPYLGLCYGLHMAVIEFARNVLGLSGANSTEIDPETPHPVIDLMPDQRGVEMGGTMRLGRYPCALRAGTKAALAYGEPLVYERHRHRWEVNNAYRELFEEAGFLVSGESPDGRYVEIMELRNHPWFVGVQFHPEFKSRPNRPHPLFAAFIGVAKQVLREGDQRPLPFDAPVAAEVADD; encoded by the coding sequence ATGCCGAAGTACATCTTCGTCACCGGTGGTGTCGTGTCGTCGGTCGGGAAGGGAATCGCGACCGCGGCCATCGGGAGATTGCTGAAAAGCAGGGGGCTGCGGGTCGCGCTGATGAAGCTCGATCCATACCTCAATGTCGATCCGGGAACGATGTCACCCTATCAGCACGGCGAAGTGTTCGTGACCGAGGACGGCGCGGAGACCGACCTCGACCTCGGGCACTACGAACGGTTCACGGACGAGGATCTGAGCCGTGCGTCGAACGTGACGACGGGCCAGGTGTACTCGGCAGTGATCGCCAAAGAGCGGCGGGGCGATTATCTGGGCGGCACCGTTCAAGTCATTCCGCACATCACCAACGAGATCAAGGCACGTATTCGGCAGGTCGCCGAGATCCATCGACCGGACGTCGTGGTCGTCGAGGTCGGCGGGACGGTCGGCGATATCGAGGGCCAGCCTTTCCTCGAGGCCATTCGACAAATGCGACGGGAAGAGGGGCGGCGGAATGTCCTTTACATCCATGTCACCTTACTGCCCTACATTCAAAGCACCGGTGAAGTGAAGACGAAACCGACGCAGCACAGTGTCAAGGAGTTGCGTGCGATCGGTATCCAGCCTGACGTCATCATCTGCCGCACCGATCATCCAGTCGGTGATGACGTTCGGGCCAAGGTCGCGCTGTTCGGCGACGTCGACGAGGAGGCCGTCATCCTCCTGCCGACGGCGGAGACGATTTACGAGGTACCGCTCATACTGGAACGAGCTGGTCTCGGGCGGTACATCGTGGAGCACTTCGGTTGGGCTGACCGGAAACCGGATCTGGCAGAGTGGGAACGGATGGTCGAGCGTCTCAAAGCGCCGCGTCGACGCATCCGGATCGCACTCGTCGGGAAGTATGTCGAACTGCACGATGCCTACTTGAGCGTGGTGGAGGCGCTCAAACACGCTGGACTCGCTCACGATCTTGCTGTGGAGATCGTTTGGGTCAATTCGGCGGCCGAGCGACACGAGATCGAAACAGCGTTGCGGACCGTGAACGGTATCGTCGTGCCGGGTGGTTTCGGCCCACGCGGCGTCGAGGGGAAGATGTTCGCAGCCCGGTACGCGCGCGAGCGCGAGATTCCGTATCTTGGCCTCTGCTACGGTCTCCATATGGCTGTCATCGAGTTCGCGCGCAACGTCTTGGGATTGAGCGGTGCGAATAGCACGGAGATCGACCCGGAAACACCGCATCCCGTCATCGACCTCATGCCGGATCAGCGTGGTGTGGAAATGGGTGGGACGATGCGGCTGGGGCGCTATCCGTGTGCACTCCGGGCGGGGACGAAAGCCGCGCTTGCCTACGGCGAGCCGCTCGTCTACGAACGACATCGACACCGCTGGGAAGTCAACAATGCATACCGGGAACTGTTCGAGGAGGCTGGCTTCCTGGTGAGCGGCGAATCGCCAGACGGGCGGTACGTCGAGATCATGGAGTTGCGCAACCATCCGTGGTTCGTGGGTGTCCAGTTCCATCCGGAATTCAAGTCCCGGCCCAACCGGCCACACCCGTTGTTCGCGGCCTTCATCGGTGTAGCCAAGCAGGTGCTGCGGGAGGGGGATCAGCGGCCGCTTCCATTCGACGCGCCGGTTGCGGCAGAAGTGGCCGACGATTGA
- a CDS encoding MBL fold metallo-hydrolase, with translation MSEIKWLGHACVRLRGRDVTVVMDPVAPETGYHPPKQRADIVTVSHAHPGHRYLDLVRPGYRLIDGPGEYEIKGTFITGIRTYHDEERGARLGKNTVYVVDLDGVQICHLGDLGHTLSDEQAELLSEVDVLLVPVGGGTTLDADRAVEVVGQIEPHVVIPLQFRTEHGDSGREPVERFLRAMGVTEWTTRESLTVRKGEFGEAMEVVVLVPDP, from the coding sequence ATGTCGGAAATCAAATGGCTGGGGCATGCGTGTGTCCGGTTGCGCGGCCGTGACGTCACCGTCGTCATGGATCCGGTCGCACCTGAAACCGGTTACCATCCGCCCAAGCAGCGAGCGGATATCGTGACGGTCAGTCATGCTCATCCAGGGCACCGTTACCTCGATCTGGTTCGACCAGGCTATCGGCTGATCGACGGGCCGGGCGAGTACGAAATCAAGGGCACGTTCATCACCGGAATCCGTACCTACCATGATGAGGAGCGTGGGGCACGGCTCGGCAAGAACACCGTGTACGTTGTTGACCTGGACGGAGTGCAGATTTGTCATCTCGGTGATCTCGGCCACACGCTGAGTGACGAACAGGCGGAGTTGCTGAGCGAGGTCGATGTGCTGCTGGTGCCGGTCGGCGGGGGTACGACACTCGATGCCGACCGCGCGGTGGAAGTCGTCGGGCAGATCGAGCCGCACGTCGTGATTCCGCTGCAATTCCGGACAGAGCACGGAGACTCCGGGCGGGAGCCGGTGGAGCGGTTTTTGCGAGCGATGGGTGTCACGGAATGGACGACACGCGAGTCGTTGACGGTGCGCAAGGGGGAATTCGGGGAAGCGATGGAGGTCGTGGTGCTGGTCCCCGACCCGTAA
- the atpH gene encoding ATP synthase F1 subunit delta, with protein sequence MAVAGVAKRYAQAAFAVAKEHNQLEHWEQRLPALEALASEAEVEEFIQNPAIPLEAKVQLVERLFPSEEDRFVRNLLILLLERGRWHQLRDVVEAFRQLLREARGVLEVELVTAVPLEAADVDRLRQELERRLQRPVQLHVHVDPELLGGAVLRIGDEVFDASVRTQLTALRRQLIGAAA encoded by the coding sequence GTGGCGGTCGCGGGAGTCGCCAAGCGATACGCCCAGGCTGCATTCGCGGTCGCGAAGGAGCACAATCAACTGGAGCACTGGGAACAGCGGTTGCCGGCTCTGGAGGCACTCGCTTCCGAGGCGGAGGTGGAGGAGTTCATCCAGAATCCAGCGATTCCGCTCGAGGCGAAGGTGCAGCTGGTCGAGCGGCTCTTCCCCTCCGAGGAAGACCGGTTCGTCCGCAATCTCCTGATCCTGCTGCTGGAACGGGGTCGTTGGCACCAGTTGCGCGATGTCGTGGAAGCGTTTCGTCAGTTGTTGCGGGAAGCCCGTGGCGTTCTCGAAGTCGAACTGGTCACGGCGGTGCCACTGGAAGCGGCAGACGTCGATCGTCTCCGTCAGGAGCTGGAGCGACGGCTCCAGCGCCCGGTGCAGCTCCACGTCCATGTCGATCCAGAGCTGCTCGGCGGCGCTGTGCTGCGAATCGGCGATGAAGTCTTCGATGCGAGCGTGCGGACACAGCTGACAGCGTTGCGGCGGCAGTTGATCGGTGCAGCAGCCTGA
- the atpB gene encoding F0F1 ATP synthase subunit A, translated as MELHISVKPETLWTVSIPGTSFDLRITNSFLTMLLVMLFLIVVGGIIARRAQLVPGRFQSVFEMVVEFLLGLVEGTAGKQLGRRIFPLIGGLFIFIIVANYTGLLPGIGTIGLLHETTGHALVAATDAAAEAQHGKVALVPLFRPPSADLNMTLAMAFISYVAFQIAGLSAHGVWGRIKHMANPPFLLPIEIISELSRIVSLSFRLFGNIFAGETLLTVMYGIANAIKISVIGLVIPVIFLYLEVLFGFIQALIFAVLTLIYIALASADGHGHEEHDESAHARSATEEMRQARPVGAD; from the coding sequence GTGGAACTCCATATCTCGGTCAAGCCCGAGACCTTGTGGACTGTTTCGATACCCGGTACCAGTTTCGATCTCCGTATCACGAATTCGTTCCTCACGATGCTTCTCGTAATGCTTTTCCTCATCGTCGTCGGTGGGATCATCGCGCGACGGGCTCAGTTGGTGCCGGGTCGTTTCCAGTCGGTGTTCGAAATGGTTGTCGAATTCTTACTGGGACTGGTCGAGGGAACGGCGGGTAAGCAGCTCGGTCGGCGGATCTTTCCCCTCATCGGTGGACTGTTCATTTTCATTATCGTTGCGAACTACACCGGCCTGCTGCCGGGTATCGGGACGATCGGTTTGCTGCACGAGACGACCGGTCATGCGCTCGTTGCGGCCACCGATGCTGCGGCCGAGGCTCAGCACGGGAAGGTGGCGCTCGTGCCGCTGTTCCGGCCACCGAGTGCCGATCTCAATATGACGCTCGCGATGGCGTTTATCAGTTACGTGGCATTCCAGATCGCTGGTCTGTCGGCACACGGGGTGTGGGGGCGGATCAAGCACATGGCGAATCCGCCTTTCCTGTTGCCGATCGAGATCATCAGTGAGCTCTCGCGGATCGTGTCCCTGTCGTTCCGTCTCTTCGGGAACATTTTCGCGGGCGAGACGTTGCTGACCGTCATGTACGGGATCGCGAACGCGATCAAGATCAGTGTCATCGGGCTCGTCATTCCGGTCATTTTCCTCTACCTCGAGGTTCTGTTCGGGTTCATCCAGGCGCTCATCTTCGCGGTGCTGACGTTGATTTACATTGCGCTGGCATCAGCCGACGGGCACGGGCACGAGGAACATGATGAGTCGGCTCATGCACGCAGCGCAACGGAGGAGATGCGCCAGGCGCGTCCGGTTGGTGCCGATTAG
- the leuS gene encoding leucine--tRNA ligase has translation MTTTQQERRTERYEPQVIEPKWQKIWEETGIYLNVQEDPAKPKWYHLVMFPYPSGNLHIGHWFSYAPADAAARYKRMRGYNVLFPFGFDAFGLPAENAAIRHGIHPRVWTMQNIAHMKKQLRSMGAMFDWSKEVITCLPEYYRWNQWFFLQFYKRGLAYRAKAPVWWCPTCQTVLANEQVIDGRCERCGTEVYRRDLEQWFLRITAYAEELLRFDGIDWPERVITMQRNWIGRSEGARIVFHSEQGDPIEVFTTRPDTLWGATFMVLAPEHPLVQKLTTPDRRAEVEAYIDQARRRSDIERTSTEREKTGVFIGAYAINPVNGQRIPIWIADYVLMHYGTGAIMAVPAHDQRDFEFARQFGLPIVVVIQPPDRTLDPATMEEAYDGDGVMVNSGPFDGTPTAGGEAIRKVIDWLEQQGIGRREVTYRLRDWLISRQRYWGTPIPIVYCDRCGMVPVPEDQLPVLLPEDAEFMPTGQSPLVTHEDFVNTSCPQCGGTARRETDTMDTFVDSSWYWYRYLSPHDSERPFDPDKVTYWTPVDQYTGGIEHAILHLLYSRFWTKVLADLGLVNHREPFLRLFNHGVILGEDGEKMSKSRGNVVDPDDLVARLGADTVRLYLMFIGPWSQGGPWSSRGVAGVQRFLQRVWALVNETLDISVDTEDDDQARALRRLVHRTIKQVTDDFETFSFNTAIARLMELVNELSRLRETPVVRMPVWREALETLVLLLAPGAPHIAEELWERLGKPYSVHLQAWPSYDPELAAEGTVELVVQVNGRVRDRLVVPVDISEDEAVARARATERVQSYLAGKRIERVIYVPGRLVNFVVSEAAD, from the coding sequence ATGACGACCACACAGCAGGAGCGCCGAACCGAGCGCTACGAGCCGCAGGTCATCGAGCCCAAGTGGCAAAAGATTTGGGAAGAGACCGGTATCTACCTGAATGTCCAGGAGGATCCGGCGAAGCCGAAGTGGTATCACCTCGTCATGTTCCCGTATCCCTCGGGAAACCTCCATATCGGACACTGGTTCTCGTACGCGCCGGCTGACGCGGCTGCCCGTTACAAGCGGATGCGTGGGTACAACGTGCTCTTCCCGTTCGGGTTCGATGCCTTTGGACTGCCGGCAGAAAATGCGGCTATCAGGCACGGGATCCATCCACGGGTCTGGACCATGCAGAACATCGCTCACATGAAGAAGCAGCTTCGCTCGATGGGAGCGATGTTCGACTGGTCGAAGGAAGTCATCACCTGCCTCCCGGAGTATTACCGCTGGAATCAGTGGTTCTTCCTGCAGTTCTACAAGCGAGGGCTTGCCTACCGGGCGAAAGCACCGGTGTGGTGGTGCCCGACCTGTCAGACCGTTCTCGCGAACGAACAGGTGATCGATGGGCGCTGCGAGCGGTGCGGTACCGAGGTGTACCGGCGCGATCTCGAGCAGTGGTTCCTGCGCATTACGGCCTACGCGGAGGAGTTGCTCCGTTTCGACGGTATCGACTGGCCAGAGCGCGTCATCACGATGCAGCGCAACTGGATCGGCCGGTCGGAGGGTGCCCGCATCGTCTTCCACAGCGAGCAGGGCGATCCGATCGAGGTGTTCACGACACGGCCGGACACCTTGTGGGGCGCGACGTTCATGGTTCTGGCGCCCGAGCACCCGCTGGTCCAAAAGTTGACGACACCGGATCGGAGAGCCGAAGTCGAGGCGTACATTGACCAGGCCCGCCGGCGAAGCGATATCGAGCGCACGTCGACCGAGCGTGAGAAGACGGGTGTCTTCATCGGCGCGTACGCGATCAATCCGGTCAATGGGCAACGTATCCCGATTTGGATCGCGGACTATGTCCTGATGCACTACGGCACAGGCGCGATCATGGCCGTACCAGCGCACGATCAGCGCGACTTCGAGTTCGCGCGCCAGTTCGGCCTTCCGATCGTGGTCGTCATCCAGCCGCCCGACCGTACGCTTGACCCGGCCACGATGGAGGAGGCGTACGACGGTGATGGTGTCATGGTCAACTCCGGGCCGTTCGATGGTACGCCGACGGCGGGTGGCGAGGCGATCCGCAAGGTGATCGACTGGCTCGAGCAACAGGGGATCGGTCGTCGCGAGGTGACCTACCGGTTACGCGACTGGCTGATCTCGCGCCAACGCTATTGGGGCACACCGATCCCGATCGTGTACTGTGATCGCTGCGGGATGGTTCCCGTTCCGGAGGATCAGTTGCCGGTGCTGCTCCCCGAGGATGCCGAGTTCATGCCGACTGGACAATCGCCGCTCGTCACGCACGAGGACTTCGTCAACACGTCCTGCCCGCAGTGCGGCGGAACGGCACGGCGCGAGACCGATACGATGGATACCTTCGTCGACTCGTCTTGGTACTGGTATCGGTACCTGAGTCCACATGACAGCGAGCGTCCGTTCGACCCGGACAAAGTCACGTACTGGACGCCGGTCGATCAGTACACCGGTGGGATCGAACACGCCATCCTGCACCTCCTCTACAGCCGGTTCTGGACGAAGGTGCTGGCTGATCTGGGACTGGTGAACCACCGGGAGCCGTTCCTGCGCCTGTTCAATCACGGGGTGATCCTGGGCGAGGACGGCGAGAAAATGTCGAAGAGCCGCGGGAACGTCGTCGATCCGGACGACCTGGTTGCGCGACTCGGGGCAGATACGGTGCGCTTGTACTTGATGTTCATCGGCCCGTGGAGTCAAGGTGGGCCGTGGAGCTCGCGCGGCGTGGCCGGTGTGCAGCGTTTCCTGCAGCGTGTCTGGGCCCTGGTGAACGAGACGCTCGACATATCGGTCGATACGGAAGACGACGACCAGGCACGCGCGTTGCGTCGTCTCGTGCATCGCACCATCAAGCAGGTCACTGACGATTTCGAGACCTTCAGTTTCAACACCGCGATCGCGCGCCTCATGGAGCTCGTGAACGAACTTTCACGATTGCGCGAGACTCCGGTTGTCCGGATGCCGGTGTGGCGGGAAGCGCTCGAGACGCTGGTGCTCCTGTTGGCGCCAGGCGCACCGCACATCGCGGAAGAACTGTGGGAACGTCTCGGGAAGCCGTACAGCGTGCATCTGCAGGCCTGGCCGAGCTACGATCCCGAACTCGCTGCTGAGGGGACGGTCGAGCTGGTGGTGCAGGTCAATGGGCGAGTTCGCGATCGTCTGGTGGTTCCGGTCGATATCAGCGAGGACGAAGCGGTCGCTCGGGCCCGCGCGACGGAACGCGTCCAGAGCTACCTTGCTGGGAAGCGGATCGAGCGCGTGATCTACGTACCAGGACGGCTCGTCAACTTCGTCGTCAGCGAAGCAGCCGACTGA
- a CDS encoding regulatory protein RecX yields MAEVEQRITRLAPHPRRADRFVVERDGEPWLLLSAARVAELGIVVGERLTSERVAAIERAGAVDAAMDIALRALASRPRSEAELAQRLRQEGTAEDIVAEVLSRLRHLGYLDDRAFAEAWVTQRRRFSPRGAAALRRELRVRGVAPEIIDAVVGNDSVDDLEAARAVAQKHWHRLQRLDRAVAERRLIGVLQRRGFSWSVIHRVVKSLLEAEGEE; encoded by the coding sequence GTGGCGGAAGTCGAGCAACGCATAACCCGCCTGGCCCCGCACCCACGACGGGCGGACCGATTCGTGGTGGAGCGGGACGGCGAACCCTGGCTCCTGCTCTCGGCAGCACGCGTTGCTGAGCTGGGGATCGTTGTCGGAGAGCGGTTGACGAGCGAGCGCGTCGCTGCGATCGAACGTGCAGGTGCAGTGGACGCTGCGATGGACATCGCCCTGCGTGCACTGGCAAGTCGACCACGCAGCGAGGCGGAACTCGCGCAACGACTGCGACAGGAGGGAACTGCCGAGGACATCGTCGCAGAGGTTCTCTCGCGGCTTCGGCATCTCGGCTATCTCGACGATCGTGCTTTCGCTGAGGCGTGGGTTACCCAGCGGCGTCGCTTCAGTCCTCGTGGGGCGGCTGCGTTGCGGCGTGAGCTCCGGGTCAGGGGCGTTGCGCCCGAGATCATCGATGCCGTGGTCGGGAATGACTCGGTTGACGATTTGGAAGCGGCACGCGCGGTCGCACAGAAGCACTGGCATCGACTCCAGCGATTGGATCGGGCGGTGGCCGAGCGTCGATTGATCGGGGTTCTCCAGCGTCGGGGATTCTCCTGGTCGGTTATCCATCGCGTCGTCAAGAGCCTTCTCGAAGCCGAAGGCGAGGAGTAA
- a CDS encoding YdcF family protein has translation MTQVAAPTRSRQHSLHWMAFGLLGLSVLATGTTLFVLALAIEAQARNDERAPADAIVVLGAAQYNGRPTRAFRARLDHAAALYRQGYASTVVLVGGSVAPDDLTEAEVGARYLQQLGIPPEALVVVPVGRNTWQSLEAAATTLHARGVQRLLLVSDGFHLFRSKLMARDLGFVALGSPAVNSPIRPGSPLERWYIVREAFATLAYLIGRR, from the coding sequence ATGACCCAGGTGGCAGCCCCGACTCGGAGCAGACAACACTCCTTGCACTGGATGGCCTTCGGCCTTCTCGGTCTCAGCGTACTCGCCACCGGTACGACGCTCTTCGTACTCGCCCTGGCTATCGAAGCACAGGCCCGGAACGACGAACGGGCACCCGCCGACGCCATCGTGGTACTCGGTGCGGCTCAGTACAACGGCCGACCGACTCGTGCCTTCCGCGCCAGACTCGATCATGCCGCCGCCCTCTACCGCCAGGGCTATGCCTCGACCGTGGTCTTGGTGGGTGGCAGCGTTGCCCCCGATGACCTCACCGAAGCAGAGGTCGGCGCTCGCTACCTCCAGCAACTCGGAATCCCGCCAGAGGCCCTCGTGGTGGTTCCTGTCGGGCGCAATACCTGGCAGAGTCTGGAGGCCGCTGCTACCACGCTGCACGCTCGTGGCGTGCAGCGCCTGTTACTCGTCAGCGACGGGTTCCATTTGTTCCGCAGCAAGCTCATGGCCCGCGACCTCGGCTTCGTCGCGCTCGGCTCACCGGCAGTGAACAGCCCGATCCGCCCAGGCTCCCCGCTCGAACGCTGGTACATCGTCCGCGAGGCGTTCGCGACGCTCGCCTACCTGATCGGTCGCCGCTGA
- the atpE gene encoding ATP synthase F0 subunit C, translated as MAAALAIGLGALGPGIGIGLAVKGAMEAIGRNPEAEGAVRLTMIIGAALAEAVAIYAFVVAVIIAFVL; from the coding sequence ATGGCGGCGGCGCTGGCGATCGGGCTCGGTGCGCTGGGCCCGGGAATCGGCATCGGGCTCGCTGTCAAGGGGGCGATGGAAGCGATCGGCCGCAATCCGGAGGCCGAGGGGGCTGTGCGCCTCACGATGATCATCGGTGCGGCGCTCGCAGAGGCGGTCGCGATCTACGCGTTCGTGGTTGCCGTCATCATCGCGTTCGTGCTCTAA
- a CDS encoding AtpZ/AtpI family protein, translated as MVRGWQTIGVALSLGFTVVSSLVLCIGGGVLLDRWLGTAPVLTLVGVVLGLVTAGYSFYQLAVLAGSRRNQRGGR; from the coding sequence ATGGTGAGGGGCTGGCAGACGATCGGTGTCGCCCTGAGTCTCGGCTTCACGGTCGTGTCGAGTCTCGTTTTGTGTATCGGCGGCGGCGTTCTCCTGGATAGGTGGCTCGGGACGGCGCCTGTCTTGACGCTTGTTGGTGTGGTGCTCGGGCTGGTAACAGCCGGATACTCGTTCTACCAGCTGGCGGTGCTGGCGGGGAGTCGTCGAAATCAGCGCGGCGGGAGGTAG